From Micromonospora echinospora, one genomic window encodes:
- a CDS encoding DEAD/DEAH box helicase translates to MSFKAVLEGVPIAYIRDQLGADLCGLLDLVEGGVAEDDKLRAVAATAIDAEKLIASRDSRTAFLAFLPANKQAELAQRLGKTDDGQGPAAYLKSAKWTVGQRQELLEFLGFAVDRVAAPAPRPTGDCPADYGLFPHQRDAAARVRDHLYDGARRVVLHLPTGVGKTRTGMNLICDHLRQHEPALVVWLAHGQELLEQAAAEFERAWSKLGNRAVDLVRLWGSESADLGKVSDGLLVLGLEKAVSLAKRDETFLRRLAARCNLVVFDEAHQIIAPTYQRVVEDLTVNPRASLLGLTATPGRTWAEIAKDEQLSDFFFRQKVMLRIDGYTNPVTALIEQGYLSRPTMRTVASETGVQLTDADRRALAGSFDIPADIVTRLAGDEQWNLQVVRTVLDLIKQHRRILVFAASVDHCRLIAAVLSALGIDAAFVTGESSTRHRTQVISRFKGGSRRPMVLCNYGVLTTGFDAPAASAAVIARPTKSLVLYSQMVGRVIRGPKAGGTPDCEIVTVVDPELPGFGDVAEAFMNWEDVWETA, encoded by the coding sequence ATGTCTTTCAAGGCCGTCCTTGAGGGTGTACCCATCGCCTACATCCGGGATCAGCTCGGTGCCGACCTGTGCGGCCTGCTCGATCTTGTCGAGGGTGGCGTCGCGGAGGACGACAAGCTCCGCGCGGTAGCGGCCACTGCCATCGATGCGGAAAAGCTGATTGCCTCGCGGGACAGCCGGACAGCCTTCCTCGCCTTCCTGCCTGCGAATAAGCAGGCCGAACTCGCCCAGCGGCTCGGCAAGACCGACGATGGACAGGGCCCGGCGGCTTACCTGAAGTCAGCGAAGTGGACCGTGGGCCAACGGCAGGAATTGCTGGAGTTCCTCGGATTCGCGGTCGACCGGGTGGCGGCGCCCGCGCCCCGGCCGACCGGAGATTGCCCGGCGGACTACGGTCTGTTCCCGCACCAGCGTGACGCCGCCGCGCGGGTACGTGACCACCTGTACGACGGTGCCCGGCGGGTCGTTCTGCACCTGCCCACCGGGGTAGGCAAAACCCGTACCGGCATGAACTTGATCTGTGACCACCTGCGCCAACACGAGCCTGCGCTCGTCGTATGGCTCGCCCATGGACAGGAGCTGCTGGAGCAGGCGGCCGCCGAGTTCGAACGCGCATGGTCCAAGCTCGGGAACCGAGCGGTCGACCTCGTTCGCTTATGGGGAAGCGAGAGTGCTGATCTCGGCAAGGTCAGCGACGGCTTGCTGGTTCTGGGCCTGGAGAAGGCCGTTTCCCTGGCCAAGCGAGACGAGACGTTCCTGCGTCGCCTCGCGGCCCGATGCAACCTCGTCGTCTTCGATGAGGCGCATCAGATCATCGCACCGACATACCAGCGTGTCGTGGAAGACCTCACCGTCAACCCTCGCGCCAGCCTTCTTGGCCTGACGGCTACGCCCGGTCGAACCTGGGCAGAGATCGCCAAAGATGAGCAGCTCTCGGACTTCTTCTTCCGGCAGAAGGTGATGCTGCGCATCGACGGCTACACCAACCCGGTGACAGCGCTGATCGAACAGGGCTATCTGTCGCGACCGACGATGCGCACGGTCGCCTCGGAGACCGGCGTGCAGCTGACCGACGCCGACCGCCGGGCGCTGGCGGGTTCTTTCGACATCCCCGCCGACATCGTCACCCGGCTCGCTGGCGACGAGCAGTGGAACCTGCAGGTCGTGCGCACCGTCCTCGATCTGATCAAGCAGCATCGCCGCATCCTGGTCTTTGCTGCGTCGGTGGATCACTGTCGGCTCATCGCTGCGGTGCTGTCCGCGCTCGGGATCGACGCGGCGTTCGTGACCGGAGAATCGTCGACGCGACACCGTACACAGGTGATCAGCCGATTCAAAGGCGGATCACGGCGGCCGATGGTGCTGTGCAACTACGGTGTCCTGACGACAGGCTTCGATGCGCCGGCGGCGAGCGCCGCGGTCATCGCGCGGCCCACCAAGTCGCTCGTGCTCTACAGCCAAATGGTCGGCAGAGTCATCCGCGGACCGAAGGCCGGCGGTACGCCCGACTGCGAGATCGTTACGGTCGTCGACCCCGAGTTGCCCGGGTTCGGTGACGTGGCTGAAGCCTTCATGAACTGGGAAGACGTATGGGAGACAGCGTGA
- a CDS encoding ATP-binding protein, which produces MTNPAAGYRIVSPELTVKAMRDNGYKNTAFALAELIDNSIDAEANLVEVFACEERPKPGQSHVRPRIETIAVLDDGKGMDGDTLRRALKFGDGRGGNSKRIGRFGMGLPNSSMSQCRKVEVWSWTNGAGNALYTYLWLDEIENGLDEVPEPVHQRVPDQWQQLSDGLGESGTLVVWSDLDRVLWYGAAATLRNTEELIGRVYRHYLKPPEEGTDHRSVDIRLVPVRDGDVIDGERFVSPNDPLYLTHPTCTPAPFADKPMFMPSDIGDEDNPGVVRLPITHNGQTHDVIVRASIARPEARQPNVSGHPWPANASPNTDAGTHPWGKHAARNIGVSLVRQGRELSLDTSWAIGYDPIERWWGVEVDFPRELDAAFGVTNNKQTATHFAELAHFDWKAEAEPGETFKALKDRLAERGDPRLPLIDLAFYLQEKLLPTMRRQIRQQRVGARKNNKRHEDEAAKKANDAINRRRDDGRLGQTDKLDQETEPEQKRQQQVDTLTNRHHIDKETAEALVDEDLAKDIRVRWISNFEDSPAFFSIDLMAGMLQVIFNSNHPLHRELMTVLEDVPDNADADALRERLSRAADTFKLLIFSWARMEDEIPGERQRAKIAEARQDWGRYARHFLDDGDDDE; this is translated from the coding sequence GTGACCAACCCTGCGGCCGGCTACCGGATCGTCAGCCCCGAGCTGACGGTCAAAGCGATGCGTGACAACGGCTACAAGAACACCGCTTTCGCGCTAGCGGAACTCATCGACAACAGCATCGACGCTGAGGCGAACCTCGTCGAGGTGTTCGCCTGCGAAGAGCGGCCCAAGCCCGGGCAAAGCCACGTCCGGCCCCGGATCGAGACCATCGCTGTGCTTGACGACGGCAAAGGCATGGACGGCGACACGCTGCGCCGCGCTCTCAAGTTCGGCGACGGCCGCGGCGGCAACAGCAAACGGATCGGCCGCTTTGGCATGGGCCTGCCCAACTCCAGCATGTCCCAGTGCCGCAAGGTCGAAGTCTGGTCCTGGACCAACGGCGCCGGCAACGCGCTCTACACCTACCTTTGGCTAGACGAAATCGAGAACGGTCTCGACGAGGTCCCCGAGCCGGTGCATCAGCGTGTCCCGGATCAGTGGCAACAGCTTAGCGATGGTCTCGGTGAGTCAGGCACGCTGGTAGTCTGGAGCGATCTCGACCGTGTCCTGTGGTACGGAGCTGCCGCCACGCTGCGCAACACCGAGGAACTGATCGGGCGGGTCTACCGCCACTATCTCAAGCCGCCGGAGGAAGGCACCGACCACCGCAGCGTCGATATCCGCCTCGTACCCGTGCGTGACGGCGACGTCATCGACGGCGAACGGTTCGTTAGCCCCAACGACCCGCTGTACCTGACTCACCCTACCTGCACGCCAGCGCCATTCGCCGACAAGCCGATGTTCATGCCGTCCGATATAGGCGACGAGGACAACCCCGGCGTAGTGCGCTTGCCTATCACCCATAACGGGCAGACACACGACGTCATTGTCCGGGCTTCCATTGCCCGCCCTGAGGCTCGCCAGCCAAACGTGAGCGGACACCCTTGGCCGGCGAACGCGAGCCCGAACACAGACGCTGGTACCCATCCGTGGGGCAAGCATGCAGCCCGTAACATCGGTGTCTCCCTGGTACGGCAGGGCCGCGAACTCAGTCTCGATACCTCATGGGCGATCGGCTACGACCCGATCGAACGGTGGTGGGGGGTCGAGGTCGACTTCCCCCGTGAGCTCGACGCGGCCTTCGGCGTGACGAACAACAAACAGACAGCGACACACTTCGCAGAACTCGCCCACTTCGACTGGAAGGCGGAGGCGGAACCGGGCGAGACCTTCAAGGCTCTGAAGGACCGGCTTGCCGAGCGGGGCGATCCTCGACTGCCGCTGATCGACTTGGCCTTCTACCTGCAGGAGAAGCTTCTGCCCACGATGCGCCGCCAGATCAGGCAGCAGCGTGTCGGCGCGCGAAAGAACAACAAGCGCCACGAGGACGAAGCAGCCAAGAAGGCCAACGACGCGATCAACAGGCGCCGCGATGACGGCCGCCTCGGCCAGACCGACAAACTCGACCAGGAGACTGAACCGGAGCAGAAGCGTCAGCAGCAGGTCGACACGCTCACGAACCGCCACCACATCGACAAGGAGACCGCCGAGGCGCTCGTTGACGAGGATCTGGCGAAGGACATCCGCGTACGGTGGATCTCCAACTTCGAGGACTCACCCGCATTCTTCAGCATCGACCTCATGGCCGGCATGCTCCAGGTCATCTTCAACAGCAACCACCCGTTGCACCGGGAGCTCATGACCGTCCTCGAAGACGTCCCGGACAACGCCGACGCTGACGCTCTCCGCGAGCGCCTCAGTCGAGCCGCGGACACCTTCAAATTGCTGATCTTCTCCTGGGCCAGGATGGAAGACGAGATTCCAGGCGAGAGACAGCGCGCGAAGATCGCTGAGGCGCGGCAAGACTGGGGACGCTATGCCCGCCACTTCCTTGACGACGGAGACGACGACGAGTGA
- a CDS encoding IS110 family transposase, protein MAIVADHYDFVIGVDTHAASHTLALITAGTGAVQQQAQFPTSPAGLRRATAWIQRHTQDTTTLIVIDGAGSYGATFTEQLTAAGLTVAEAPDVPAISRRRHGKSDALDAIAMAQATRSLNINELRWPRATGARTALRVLIVAREQMSGERTRAVNALTALLRTVNLGIDARRALTTTTITTIAAWRTRDENPALAVCRAEAIRLARRIRALDAELAANHTTLHEAVTMQAPQLLDLPGVGAVVAATVLLAWSHPGRIRSEAAFAALAGASPLPASSGNTTRHRLNRGGDRRLNRALYTVALVRMGHDPRTRAYVTRRTAEGRTKREVMRNLKRYISRQLFRTLTAAHTAGTTP, encoded by the coding sequence ATGGCCATCGTCGCAGACCACTACGACTTCGTCATCGGCGTGGACACCCACGCCGCTTCACATACCCTCGCACTCATCACCGCCGGCACCGGCGCAGTCCAGCAGCAGGCCCAGTTCCCTACCAGCCCGGCCGGGCTACGCCGCGCCACCGCCTGGATCCAGCGTCACACCCAGGACACGACAACGCTGATCGTCATCGACGGCGCCGGATCCTACGGCGCCACCTTCACCGAACAGCTCACCGCAGCCGGTTTGACCGTTGCCGAAGCACCCGACGTCCCGGCCATCAGCAGGCGCCGCCACGGCAAGAGCGACGCCCTGGACGCCATCGCGATGGCCCAAGCAACCCGCAGCCTGAACATCAACGAGCTGCGCTGGCCCCGCGCGACCGGTGCCCGCACCGCCCTGCGGGTCCTGATCGTCGCTCGGGAACAGATGAGCGGCGAACGCACCCGAGCCGTCAACGCGTTGACCGCCCTGCTGCGCACCGTCAACCTCGGCATCGACGCCCGCCGCGCCTTGACCACCACGACCATCACCACCATCGCGGCCTGGCGCACCCGAGACGAGAATCCGGCCCTGGCCGTCTGTCGAGCCGAGGCCATCCGCCTGGCCCGGCGCATCCGGGCCCTCGACGCCGAACTCGCCGCCAACCACACCACCCTGCACGAAGCCGTCACCATGCAGGCGCCGCAACTGCTCGACCTGCCCGGCGTCGGCGCCGTCGTCGCCGCGACCGTCCTACTGGCCTGGTCACACCCCGGACGCATCCGCTCCGAGGCCGCGTTCGCCGCCCTGGCCGGCGCATCACCACTACCAGCCTCATCAGGCAACACCACCCGACACCGACTCAACCGCGGCGGCGACCGACGCCTCAACCGAGCCCTCTACACCGTCGCACTGGTCCGCATGGGCCACGACCCCCGCACCCGCGCCTACGTCACCCGCCGCACCGCCGAAGGCCGCACCAAACGCGAGGTCATGCGCAACCTCAAGCGCTACATCAGCAGGCAGCTCTTCCGGACCCTGACCGCCGCCCACACGGCAGGAACCACCCCTTGA
- a CDS encoding DNA phosphorothioation-associated putative methyltransferase, with the protein MDVKQAIPRHRTAIARPDLSKPIALAIADGVITTSTSLFDYGCGRGDDIARLRSLGYEADGWDPGHRPIADIRPADVVNLGYVVNVIEDPAERAHALRTAWALAGKALVVAARPDWEARTVAGKRHGDGILTTRGTFQKFFTQEALQTWLKTVLQTDCIAAAPGIFYIFRDESHAQSLLASRTRRRSVPTRRPRIRQALYDTHRDVMEEIHGFVAGRGRLPELWELNGHADRLATASLSIKEAAAILRQVIGAEEWDLDLQAAQDRAQQDLLVYLALAAFTKRPKASQLPRDIALDIKALFGSYSTACGRADQLLHRVADQSAVNAACGQSKIGKLTPEALYVHQAASQQLSPLLRVYEGCARVLTGSVADANIIKLSRTGPKVSYLSYPQFDQDPHPTLATSVRADLRRLDVKYTDFRESANPPVLHRKETFVADDYPQREKFARLTRQEEKAGLLEASSSIGTQEGWRIRLVNAGYRLQGHRLVRTPPAKLD; encoded by the coding sequence ATGGACGTTAAACAGGCGATTCCGCGCCACCGCACCGCGATCGCTCGGCCAGATCTGTCCAAGCCGATCGCGCTGGCCATCGCGGACGGTGTCATCACCACGAGCACCAGCCTGTTCGACTACGGATGCGGTCGTGGCGACGACATCGCCCGACTGCGATCTCTTGGCTACGAGGCCGACGGCTGGGACCCGGGGCACCGGCCGATAGCAGACATCCGGCCGGCCGACGTCGTCAACCTCGGTTACGTCGTGAACGTCATTGAAGACCCGGCAGAGAGAGCGCACGCACTCCGCACCGCCTGGGCGCTTGCCGGGAAGGCGCTCGTCGTTGCCGCCCGTCCCGACTGGGAAGCTCGCACGGTCGCAGGAAAGCGGCACGGCGACGGCATCTTGACCACCCGAGGGACATTCCAGAAGTTCTTCACACAAGAGGCACTGCAAACGTGGCTCAAGACCGTGCTCCAGACGGACTGCATCGCCGCAGCACCCGGCATCTTTTACATCTTCCGCGACGAGAGCCACGCACAGTCTCTACTCGCTTCCCGAACCCGCCGGCGATCCGTTCCGACGCGCCGACCGAGGATCCGCCAGGCGCTCTACGACACCCACCGCGACGTCATGGAGGAGATCCACGGCTTCGTCGCTGGTCGGGGCCGGCTTCCGGAGCTGTGGGAACTGAACGGCCACGCTGACCGACTCGCTACCGCATCTCTATCGATCAAAGAAGCAGCCGCCATCCTCCGCCAGGTCATCGGCGCGGAAGAATGGGATCTCGACCTTCAAGCCGCGCAGGATCGCGCCCAGCAGGACCTTCTCGTCTACCTGGCACTAGCAGCCTTCACTAAACGGCCCAAAGCATCGCAGCTTCCCCGCGACATCGCCCTGGACATCAAGGCCCTTTTCGGTTCCTACAGCACAGCATGCGGTCGTGCCGATCAACTGCTGCACCGTGTCGCTGACCAGAGCGCCGTGAACGCCGCATGCGGACAATCTAAGATCGGCAAACTCACGCCTGAAGCCCTCTACGTGCACCAGGCTGCATCGCAGCAGCTCAGCCCACTACTTCGGGTCTACGAAGGATGCGCCCGCGTTCTTACTGGCAGCGTCGCCGACGCCAACATCATCAAACTGTCACGTACCGGCCCCAAGGTCTCCTACCTCTCTTACCCGCAGTTCGATCAGGACCCGCACCCAACGCTCGCCACCTCAGTACGCGCAGACCTTCGGCGACTCGACGTGAAATACACGGACTTCCGAGAGTCGGCGAACCCTCCCGTTCTGCACCGTAAAGAGACGTTCGTCGCCGACGACTACCCTCAGCGTGAGAAGTTCGCCCGGCTCACACGCCAGGAAGAGAAGGCCGGACTACTTGAGGCGAGCAGCTCCATCGGAACGCAGGAGGGATGGCGGATACGCCTGGTCAATGCCGGCTACCGCCTTCAGGGCCACAGGCTTGTTCGGACTCCCCCTGCGAAGCTTGATTGA
- a CDS encoding phospholipase D family protein, with protein sequence MSTADERIWQQVRTLLNGATDHVRLIAPFIKLEVLRTVLAATPASVQRIDCVTRWSAAEVAAGVSDPEIIYLIQEDERLRVRLCHNLHAKLFLADTAGLVGSANLTRKAFGTTARHNLELLVEVDRDHPEVQHLLQRIDLTAVPATEEMAASVCEQAKLLQETEGASIIVAGEDVPSAAWYPVTRRPDHLYGAYTGKADASSAVRDGYVHDLAFLDVPLGLDEATFNEAVRQRLAAIHEVSRLLKGERLSNLDIQRSLSERIGLEDREARRVAETIAAWLKHFDHFYMNVATWELRPGQEHV encoded by the coding sequence GTGAGCACTGCTGACGAACGCATCTGGCAACAGGTGCGGACGCTGCTCAACGGTGCCACCGATCACGTTCGGTTGATAGCTCCGTTCATCAAGCTTGAGGTCCTCCGGACCGTGCTCGCTGCCACCCCGGCATCCGTTCAGCGGATCGACTGCGTGACACGCTGGTCGGCGGCCGAGGTCGCGGCCGGAGTGTCCGACCCCGAGATCATCTATCTAATCCAGGAGGACGAGCGTCTTCGCGTGCGGCTGTGCCACAACTTGCACGCGAAACTCTTTCTCGCGGACACAGCTGGCCTTGTCGGATCGGCGAACCTCACCAGGAAGGCTTTCGGAACCACTGCACGGCACAATCTAGAGCTTCTCGTCGAAGTCGACAGGGACCACCCTGAGGTCCAACACCTGCTTCAGCGCATTGACCTGACCGCTGTTCCCGCTACAGAAGAAATGGCGGCCAGCGTCTGTGAACAGGCAAAGCTGCTTCAAGAAACGGAAGGCGCCTCGATCATCGTCGCAGGCGAAGACGTCCCGTCCGCCGCCTGGTATCCCGTCACCCGCCGGCCAGACCACCTCTACGGTGCGTACACCGGCAAGGCCGACGCCTCCTCAGCAGTACGCGATGGATACGTCCATGACCTGGCCTTCCTGGACGTGCCCCTAGGACTAGACGAAGCCACATTCAACGAGGCGGTCCGACAACGGCTTGCCGCGATACACGAGGTGAGTCGCCTCCTCAAAGGCGAGCGGCTCAGCAACCTGGACATCCAGCGTTCCTTGAGTGAACGCATCGGGCTCGAGGATCGCGAGGCACGTCGGGTGGCCGAGACGATCGCCGCGTGGCTCAAGCACTTCGACCACTTCTACATGAACGTCGCGACCTGGGAACTCCGACCCGGCCAGGAGCACGTGTAG
- a CDS encoding cysteine desulfurase family protein, with product MTGDQLRGDRTAPPTNSAYLDYNATAPVRPEAASAVLDTLRVPGNASSPHAAGQRASALVQLGRSQLAELLRCSPNELVITSGATEANNLALRVAAPDGGQLVVSATEHPAVLEAARQIATDQGCDLTIIGVDRDGQLRLDELHAALNSPLPTVVSIMAANNETGVLNDIQEMAELTRAAGGIFHTDATQLVGRLPLDLSTVTIDMLSLSAHKFGGPQGVGALFLRRGLPVAHRPLVRGGGQERGWRAGTLNVAGIAGMGAAAAAAQAQLDIERERTAQLRDRLEALVLAALPDTQINGRSVPRLPGVSSMTFPGAPADAVLSGLPEVAASDGSACSSGALAPSHVLLAMGRTAEEAESTVRFSLGHATTKAEIDFAAEQVVSVVRRVKEAMWVS from the coding sequence GTGACCGGAGATCAACTCAGAGGAGATAGGACAGCACCACCAACCAACTCCGCTTATCTGGACTACAACGCGACCGCCCCGGTACGGCCGGAGGCGGCGTCTGCCGTCCTCGACACACTGCGGGTACCCGGGAATGCTTCGAGCCCGCATGCGGCAGGACAACGGGCCTCGGCGCTCGTCCAACTCGGCCGGTCTCAACTCGCCGAGCTACTCAGGTGCTCACCGAACGAGCTTGTGATCACCTCAGGTGCCACCGAGGCGAACAACCTTGCGCTGCGCGTAGCGGCGCCGGACGGCGGCCAACTCGTGGTCAGCGCCACCGAGCATCCCGCAGTGTTAGAAGCCGCACGCCAGATCGCTACCGACCAGGGATGTGACCTGACGATCATCGGCGTAGACCGCGACGGGCAGCTGCGCCTCGATGAACTGCACGCCGCGTTGAACAGCCCGCTACCTACCGTCGTCTCGATCATGGCTGCGAACAACGAGACCGGCGTGCTCAACGACATCCAGGAGATGGCCGAACTGACCCGTGCCGCCGGCGGCATCTTCCACACAGACGCGACACAGCTCGTCGGCCGGCTCCCCCTTGACCTTTCGACCGTCACGATCGACATGCTGTCTTTGTCCGCACATAAGTTCGGCGGTCCGCAGGGTGTCGGAGCGTTGTTCCTGCGGCGGGGACTTCCGGTCGCGCACCGCCCGCTCGTCCGAGGCGGTGGTCAGGAACGGGGATGGCGTGCGGGGACACTGAACGTCGCCGGGATTGCCGGCATGGGTGCCGCCGCAGCTGCTGCACAGGCGCAGCTCGACATCGAACGCGAGCGGACAGCTCAACTACGCGATCGCCTCGAGGCGTTGGTGTTGGCGGCGCTCCCGGACACGCAGATCAACGGACGTTCCGTGCCCCGCCTGCCGGGCGTAAGCAGCATGACTTTCCCTGGCGCTCCTGCAGACGCCGTTCTTTCTGGGCTCCCGGAGGTGGCAGCCTCGGATGGCAGTGCGTGCTCCTCCGGCGCACTAGCCCCGAGTCACGTCCTCCTCGCCATGGGGAGAACGGCGGAGGAGGCGGAGAGCACCGTCCGGTTCTCTCTCGGTCATGCCACCACGAAAGCGGAGATCGACTTCGCGGCCGAACAGGTCGTATCCGTCGTGCGCCGCGTTAAGGAAGCGATGTGGGTGTCGTGA
- a CDS encoding restriction endonuclease, whose amino-acid sequence MLIDALKFGAMAYGFEMVERGQRVLMGAACSPIKLHVQIETDDLWHAAYFCRAESFWWPGDRTDLNDMYSTVLQAALWKAGLFGLATSQVPHPAKQLPGEIWGRWLFPRQPEGPGFSGRENAIRLVVGLRVVEDVLHDLLGCALPQEEDDHRTFEFDADALTSWANDVAYELFDRRDLAEDDYIGSRSSADYSWRHYRSTLNGASVFRCPAIAEKAKTALAIARPIQETPVPGGTLIDYQPLRSYKPGRLQTRAIRLLRRLENHRSGTPLVLPLDDCLFVVGDEHLLFLPTDGGTTRYGRERERVLRWHREQAVRLFGPEEFEWDEPINAGRFEELVRDLLIREPGVDPQRVRSMGPTTERDGGRDLVLEWMRPAMGRALEPDSERPFIRRNFIVQCKAKMKTVGVSDVHDLLTTMYHHRADGFMLVVSRRISGSLLNRLEDIRRRGDFDAEWWTRVELEDRLRQHPDLVARYRDIVRRVEN is encoded by the coding sequence GTGTTGATCGATGCTTTGAAGTTCGGCGCGATGGCGTACGGATTCGAGATGGTGGAGCGCGGCCAGCGCGTCCTGATGGGGGCGGCCTGCTCTCCCATCAAGCTGCATGTACAAATCGAGACCGATGACCTCTGGCACGCGGCCTACTTCTGTCGTGCAGAATCATTTTGGTGGCCCGGCGACCGTACAGACTTGAATGACATGTACTCGACGGTTCTCCAAGCTGCATTGTGGAAGGCTGGACTCTTCGGTCTCGCGACAAGCCAGGTGCCTCATCCTGCAAAGCAATTGCCGGGCGAGATTTGGGGCAGGTGGCTATTCCCACGTCAGCCAGAGGGTCCCGGGTTCAGCGGACGAGAAAACGCGATCCGGCTAGTCGTCGGACTGCGGGTCGTGGAGGACGTGTTGCACGACCTTCTCGGCTGTGCGCTTCCGCAAGAAGAAGACGATCATCGCACGTTCGAGTTCGACGCTGACGCCCTCACTTCCTGGGCCAATGATGTCGCCTACGAACTCTTCGACAGAAGAGATCTGGCCGAGGATGACTACATCGGGTCGCGTAGCTCTGCGGATTACAGTTGGCGGCATTACCGGTCCACTTTGAACGGCGCGTCTGTATTCCGGTGCCCCGCGATCGCTGAAAAGGCTAAAACTGCACTAGCTATTGCAAGGCCGATTCAGGAAACTCCTGTACCGGGCGGTACCTTGATCGACTATCAGCCATTGCGTAGCTACAAGCCGGGCCGATTGCAGACTCGAGCGATCCGCCTGCTGCGCCGCCTGGAAAACCATCGCTCAGGGACGCCGTTAGTTCTCCCACTAGATGACTGTCTGTTCGTCGTCGGAGACGAACACCTGCTGTTCCTGCCTACTGATGGTGGAACAACGAGGTATGGACGTGAGAGAGAGCGAGTCCTGCGTTGGCATCGGGAGCAGGCTGTCCGCTTATTCGGGCCGGAAGAGTTCGAGTGGGACGAGCCAATCAATGCTGGCCGCTTCGAGGAGCTGGTTCGCGACCTACTCATTCGAGAGCCAGGGGTTGATCCTCAAAGGGTACGCAGTATGGGGCCGACGACCGAGCGCGACGGAGGGCGCGACTTGGTGCTGGAGTGGATGCGACCCGCTATGGGTCGAGCTCTAGAGCCTGACAGTGAACGCCCATTCATCCGCCGCAACTTCATCGTGCAATGCAAGGCAAAGATGAAAACCGTCGGTGTGAGTGACGTGCATGACCTGCTAACCACTATGTATCATCATCGAGCCGACGGTTTCATGCTCGTGGTTTCCCGGCGGATCAGTGGCAGTCTACTCAACAGGCTCGAAGACATTCGCCGGCGTGGCGACTTCGACGCCGAGTGGTGGACGCGTGTGGAACTAGAAGACCGTCTCCGACAACACCCTGACCTGGTAGCGCGGTACCGTGACATCGTACGACGCGTCGAGAATTAG